The sequence TGAATGATTAGGCGAGCATCTTTTATAGTGGAGCTTTTATGGGTAAATACTTTTTTAATTTCGTTGATATGCTCATCGCATTGTTTAGCTAAATTTAAAAATTCCTTATCACTAATATTTTGGCTCATATTAATTAAATCATCAAGCACCATTGTGCAAGATTTTTTAGTAAATTTACCATATGTGCCAAAGCGTGTAAGCCTAAAAGCAATAGCAATTATACTCCCAGCTATAAAGCTTTCTAAAGAGTCTGCAAGATTCCAGCTAGATTGGTTTGAAGCAATGATAGTAAGAAGCCCAGTAGCATTTACAATTGTAAGTATTTTATTTAAATTTTGATTAAAAAGAGTGCTAAATCCTACAAATATCATCCAAATTAGCGTAAAAAAGCAAAATAGCCAGCTAAATTTAAAAATAGTACTTACAAATAAAATTGCAAAAATTCCAAGTATAATATATAATAAGAAGTAGTAAATTTTAATTTTTGTGCTACCATCAAGAGAAGCTAAAAAAAATATTATCATAGATGAATTTGCAGCATATACCATTCCTAAAAATCCACCAAAAAAATTCCCCGCAAAGCCACAGATTAAGATTGATATAGTTGCCTTAATTGAGTAATTTAGCGCAAACCACGATGGGTCGTAGTGGTTTAGAAATTTAACCACTTTTTGCATTAGTCGCTCATATTATCTATAATTTGATTTTTATATCTTATAAATTCCAAATCTCTTTTTAGTAGTCTATGTTCTTCTTTTAGTACATTTAGCTTGCTTTTTAGTTCGGCAATATCTTTGCTAGTATAGTAAATTTCATTACTAAAATATACTTTTGGTAGAGTAATTATAAGAATAATAAATAAAATTATATATCCAATAATTAATCTCTTAAAGCTTAAATTCTCTTCATTTTTAACTCTACGAGTGTTGCTTTGGAGTAGGTTTTCTTTATCAGTCATCTTTGCCTCTTGATATCAAAGATTCTCATTTTTGAACATGCTGACCTTGAGTTTGCTTTTATCTCTTGAGCACTTGGCGTGATTGGCTTTTTGGTGATAATTTTGCCAATAGAATGGTTATTGCCACACTCGCAGCGCATAGCCTCAGATGGACATATACAACTTGATTGCCAAGATTTAAATTTATCTTTTATTATTCTATCTTCAAGTGAGTGAAAGCTTATTATTGCTACTCTTGCGTGATTTATGGCTGAGTTTTGGATCGAATTTAATAACTCTTTTAGCACATCTAGTTCTTTATTTACCTCTATTCTAATTGCTTGAAATGCTAAAGTAGCTATACTTACAGATCGGTTTTGTAAATTTGAATTGCCAATGATTTGGACTAGTTCTTTAGCTGAGCTTATTTCTTTATTTTGCCTAGCAATAATAATTTTATTAGCTATACTCTTAGCATTTGGTAGCTCGCCATATTCATAAAATATCTTTTCAAGTTGAGATTGACTATAATTATTTACTATAGTTTTTGCATCAAGCTGATTTGAGCTATCCATTCTCATATCAAGAATATCGCTTTTAAGGGCAAATCCACGTTCATTTAAATCTAATTGAAGTGAGCTAACGCCGATATCAGCTAGAATAGCTCTTATATTTTCTTGTGGAATTTTTTGTAAAATTTGGCTAAAGTTGCTTTTGTAGATTTGAATTCTATCTGTGTAATTTTTAAATTTATTCGTGCAATAAGAGATCGCCATATCATCTTGGTCACAGGCTATTATTTTGATATTTGGCAAGGTATCAAGCAAAGCCTTTGAGTGACCACCATAGCCTAGCGTGCAATCTAATATAACACCATCATTAATATCTCTAAAAGCTTCAACAACTTCGTTAAGTAAAACAGGAATATGGATAGAATTCAAAAGTTTGCCTTTAATAAATTTAGCAAAAATTTTATCATAAATTTAATGAATAGAGCCTTATAATTTGGTATAATGTTGTAATTTTTGTGCAAATTTTAGGAAGAGTTATGAATATAGAGTATTCAATCAGCGAGATTAAAAAAATCTCAGCATCGATGTTTAAAAAGAATTTTCTAGGTATTTTTCACGGCTCAATATCGGCAAGAATTGAGCATAATCAATTTGTTATCAATAAAAAAGATGCGATTTTTGATGGACTAAATGATAATGATTTGACACTTTTATATTCTAAAAAAGATTATAGATGGAATGATGCAAGCATAGATGCTGATATCCATCTAAATATCTACAAAAATATAGCTGAGGCAAAATACGTCTGCTATTCAATGCCACCATTTATTACTGCTTATAGCATAAATCATTCATTTTTGGAGCCAAAAGATTATTTTGGCTATATGAAATTTGGTAATATTTTTATTTATGATCCAAAAAGATTTGATGATTGGTATGAAAGAGCGCCATCAGAAATTTATCGCTATATGATAGAAAAGCGTACAAATATCGTAGTTATCAAAGGTTATGGAGTTTATCTTTATGAAAGAACTGCACATGATTTGGCTAAATCAATAGCGCTTTTAGAAAATAGCTGCAAACTATTAAATTTTTCAAATGGATTTGCAAGTTGATTTTTGGATAAATTAACTTTAAGAAAAATTTGATTTTAATGTTGATTTTAAGGTAATTTAAAAGCAATTTTTGCTAAAATGAAGCCTTTAGAAAAAAGGTGATTTGATGATAACTTGGATGCAAAAACACAAAAAATATTTAGTTGTTACGATTTGGGTTAGCACTATAGCTTTTGTTGGTGCTGGATTTGTAGGTTGGGGTGCCTATGATATGAATACCAATCGTGCTAAATCAGTAGCTAAAGTCGGAAATAGAAATATTTCAATTGGCGAATTTCAACAAAAATATGGTACTATGTAT is a genomic window of Campylobacter devanensis containing:
- the rsmH gene encoding 16S rRNA (cytosine(1402)-N(4))-methyltransferase RsmH — translated: MNSIHIPVLLNEVVEAFRDINDGVILDCTLGYGGHSKALLDTLPNIKIIACDQDDMAISYCTNKFKNYTDRIQIYKSNFSQILQKIPQENIRAILADIGVSSLQLDLNERGFALKSDILDMRMDSSNQLDAKTIVNNYSQSQLEKIFYEYGELPNAKSIANKIIIARQNKEISSAKELVQIIGNSNLQNRSVSIATLAFQAIRIEVNKELDVLKELLNSIQNSAINHARVAIISFHSLEDRIIKDKFKSWQSSCICPSEAMRCECGNNHSIGKIITKKPITPSAQEIKANSRSACSKMRIFDIKRQR
- a CDS encoding class II aldolase and adducin N-terminal domain-containing protein, which produces MNIEYSISEIKKISASMFKKNFLGIFHGSISARIEHNQFVINKKDAIFDGLNDNDLTLLYSKKDYRWNDASIDADIHLNIYKNIAEAKYVCYSMPPFITAYSINHSFLEPKDYFGYMKFGNIFIYDPKRFDDWYERAPSEIYRYMIEKRTNIVVIKGYGVYLYERTAHDLAKSIALLENSCKLLNFSNGFAS